The following is a genomic window from Chanos chanos chromosome 1, fChaCha1.1, whole genome shotgun sequence.
TTTGAATAGCCTCATAGGCTCTCTCAGGGTCGTGGACGAGATCACAGAGTGCAGCGAGCGCCCTCTGGCGGACGAACAACTCAGCGTCCTGTAACTCCATAGCCAACCGTGGTAACGCGCGATTTCCAAAGGCAATGGGAGCTTGGGTCGGGTCGATGTGCGGAGGCAATTGTTCTGATATTCGTGTACTGGCCATTTCCTAAACAATGAATGTCTGTTGGACCAACTAGACCATACGCTTCCTCAACCACGGGGTCCACGGTTGACTAATGTGTGTTGGCTCTTTGCTTACCTCGCTATTACGCTGTCCTTTCTCTACTGTTTGTTAGGCGAGAAGCAGAACCGTCCAGGGAGACAAACCTTTTCAGGTTGCTTTGGCTGTGCTGCACCAATAGgagtgtaaagtgtaaagaGTAAGTTAAAAATTGAGTTAAGGTAGAATTTCAATTACGACGCGAATCGATCTAAATCGATTCACTGATCGAGAGCTGATAGACACCGGTTGTTAAATGTTGCCCCGTAGCCGTGGTAACTAGGCAACCACGGCTTAGACGCACTTTTTAGTAGACTACAACGCAAGTTCCTGCAGCCCAGCATAGAGGGGCTACAGTGTAGCTCTATGACCAGAAGGCATACCTTCAGTACGTTTGTTGAAGTAAATTCAAAACCTAATTAAATAAAACTCGAACTAGACAGCAAACAACTGAACTGCTGGTGTTTGGGGTATGCAAAGTGGCATGACATGATATGAAAGAGATAAGAGACACTGCAGACAACATTTATTACTTGATGTAAACAAGATGCTTCTCTTGAAAATTAATTGACATATAGAGTGAATACATGTTGCAaaagtaaaaacataaaaaccaaaatCTTAGAGGCTGGGAGGTAGCAAATTTCAGTAGTTAAATAAAATTACTCCTCTTTTCTGTAAGTGGTTGAAGTAGGCCACGGCCTACTTTTTGTAAATGTCATAGCAACCCAATGCTTAGATAGTTCAGACACCACAACCGTTTTCTTAAAGTTATATATTCCTTGAAACACTCTGCAGATAAGCGCGCTTCCGTTTCAACGGTCATCCGACCGCAGTTTCTAACTGCGGTAGCCGTAAAGTCTCACGTGCAGGTCGATGAGCTGTCGAATGAAACCGCGGTTCGGTATGACGCCTCTGCCCTCTTTAACCGTCGTGATGGCTTCCACCAGGGTCATGTTCTGTTTCAGCATGAGATAGGCCAACACCATCGTGGCTGATCGACTCACTCCCACATGGCAGTGCACCAGGACCTTCCCTGCCATAGAAACAGATACGTCAGTCAGGCCAGCAAGGATAATCACATAGTTTTAAGGATAAACACTCGACGGCGATAATTTTGTAACAGTTGCTGGTTGGTTGAATATTACGGCTTCTAACTGACATTTACGGTGTTGGAGATTGTAAGAGATCACACGGAGGTTTTAGCTGGTACTGGTAAGCAGGAGGTTTCAGATTAAATGGTTTAGATGAGAGCAATGCTGTAACCACTATAGCCTTGAGAAAGACATCTCTCTCCCCTACATTACTTCTCAAAcgtcctgttttatttttttaaacagaacagaaaaaaaatattacatgaTGCACTGTACCTGTGTAGGCCTATATCATTGTTCGACACACGAACAGGCACTGACACAAATGGCATAATATTCCACGGGATGTTATATATAGACTTAAGTGTACATAAATAGACGTATACACTGTACCGACCCCTTCCACTAAGAGCTTTATGGATGAATTCTGCCCCTGTGTTGAAATTGGCGCTCATGTCATACGTGGGCGAGTCATGAGCTTCTATTCCCAGGTAAGTAATTCCCATGCCGTCATAAAACTCCCCGCCCCGCCGCGAGCTGTGGGCACAGTTCACAATGTGAGTGAAATTATTCCTGGTCAACTCAGAGCGGTTCTCCGCGATATTCCtgggaaaaggagggaaaatgtTGTGTTTAGTGAATTCGCCGGTACGGACAATGAAGGGGTTAAGTGTGCTTAATACAAGGTGACCTATACAGACTTCTAACAGGCAGGTTAACTCACCATACATTTAGAGATTAATTCAACTGATGGTATTTCTTTGCATGATTAAGGCTGGGAAACCAGCAAAGATGACAAGTTTACAATATATTAAAATACCAGAATGGTTCCAGTTTAATATGGCCTATTCCCAGCACAAACTTAGAAGAGCATAGTCAAGGCCTTCATATTACCTTTATGGAGGCTCGAATCATTCCTCAGTAAAAGTGGATAAAACAAATTTTACTTACATGTCGCCAATGTACAGTCTTGGCCAGACTTCATCGGCGTGGCTGTTAATGGCttttccagaaaagaaaagacgtTCAACTTCCATCACCGCGAGACCGGGAGAGGTGAAGTCGACCTCCGGTTTAACGGACCGCAAACTACTGGTACGCCATTCGGAGTATTTGTCGGTGAAAGCCATTTGAACAAAACACGGTTTGGTCCACCTTATAGCCTGTAGTTTCAGTGTTGTTATTTAGTTTCAAAGCTGTCAATTCATAGCGTTGCAAACATGTATTCCAAAGGCCGTGTTATGCATTCCAGTGAAGGGAAAGCAGACTGGGTTATTTTAAGACCCAGAAGTTGGCTGCAAATCATTATAGCTCGGCCAAGCATGATTTAAAACAAGCGGCGAAGGGGCCATCCCTGTTCTAACTATAGTTTATCCACTGCTAAAATAACGCgttcttcagttttgttttatacatatacacGGACCTACAGTAACGCTAACTGTGCATGTATTGTTTTCGTAGGCCATTTTACAGCATGTCTCTAACTAAGAGAGCAATAATTTCTCTCGTGTTTCAGTCCTATTAGCTGTCCCCATGTGGCTAGTGGATGCGTGGGCCCACTGATATTTGACCCATATTTTTTCCATCACCATTAGCAGAGGTTTAACTTCTAAATACAGAATATGGGAAGCAGAGGGAACAGGCGGTTAACCACCTGTGTGACCATGGCCTTGGGCCTACGTTATCGCAAAACGTTTACCGAGAGTCTAAGCATACACTTTTCAGTCGTTATAAATCGTTATTTCGGTTATAAATTAACACTAGTTTGTTATTTGTGAGCTGTGTCAGACTGTGTGGAAAATCACCTAGATTTTGTAATCGGCTCAGTTGCAAGCCTTTAAAACGCGTCAAAAAGTAAATTACAATCAGCGAGGCTTATGTCCAGTTCTACTTCTGAAATCCTTGTCGCATTAAAATACTGTGACAGCGAGGAGCACATTCAGGTTTTGTAGAGACGGTAAGAAACCATTCGTTTTCATACTGATGAAACTTCTCAGAAAAATCATACAGTGATGATTATTATTAAGTGTGGAGCAATGTAGTATATTCACAGTGCAATACTTTGAAGTACCTTTGGAGGAGGACACTTGGTATAAGAATTCTGTCATCATACATCATACGTCCGCTCATGACacagtaaacaataaataaataaaataaaatccacaCACGACAGCGTTAACAAATTCCTGATGTTTTAATGTGAACCACCTATTGTAATTTAATTGTAGTCAGTCCTACACCATTCGGAGGAAAACACTGCCCTCCTGTGTTCAAAGACATGCATTACATTAGAGAACTCAGCAAGCAGATTTGGTCCTAGTTAGTTATGGACTGTACATTGCGTCCTCTACAGTAATACAAATATacgtctctctttttcataaagATGACTCTAATACACATTTctgattatacacacacacacacacacacatatataatatgACAATGCGTTTacagagtgacacagaggaaaactaCACAACAAACGTAAACACTATCTTCCATGCAGAATTAAAGAGATTTCAGATGTTGTATTTaataatattacatttttttcccccccccgccccgatATGAAAAAAAGCACCTGCCGATTATTATGGCActgtttttcatcaaaacacaaaatcaaaaaaaaaaaaaaaaaatccttgtgaTTGGAAGCAGACCTGTTGAACGACCTCTGAAGTGACTTTGGTGCAAAGTATTAATAAGAGTGACTATTAAagggatttcttttcttttttttctttttctttttttttttttagtaaaggAGAAGTGAGAAGCTTCGGCCTTCCCCATTCCAACCcctttttcagttcatttacatacaaatgtgtttttttttttattttctctttttacatcTTTTTAGTTGTTTAAAAAGGATTTTCATACAACtataaacatcttttttttttcccccccctctctctttgagGCCAATCGAACATGCTGCAGTCTTCAGggataaaatgagagagagagagagagagagagagagagaggacagtgattGGACAGAAGAAAAAGTCTCTTGAtgagaagcagcagcagcagcctgtTCTCTCACTCAGTGAAATCAACACCAGCTTTGTCTCCCGGTCTcacttgtttgttgtttctttgtgagTTTGGGAACCCCCCCcgtcctccccctccccctccccaacacccTCAACTGTTATGTTCCCCCTACATACATTAACAGCTTGAAACGAGACATTTTAATCAGTAAACCAGATTAAGTCCAGACTCAAAGAGAGTCcaccaaggagaaaaaaagaaaaaaaaatactgacatcagcaaatgaaaaagtgaaacacAAATCTAGAGGGCCGTGTATATCTGCGTTACGGGCGGGTATGTTCAGTTTCAACCTTGACATCCACAGGCATGGAACTTTCTAGTCAGACAAAAGATTTGGAAGCATCAGAAATACTCTCGTGAACGTCGAGATGAACAGGTCTTCAGATCCTCTGTTCACGTGCGCCTCAAGCTGAAGAAACAGCCCTAACCGAGGTCAAATGAGCACTTGACGAAGTCTTATTTCCATCTTCCTGACCCCCTGTAACAGAGCTGGCCAAAGCCACATGGGTAGTGGCAGTTCATGACCGGACGGTCACGACCGCGTGATTATCCGGGCGGCGTGAAAAAGGGATGATCCAAATATGACTTTTACAGACCCCGGACTCGGAGACTCGCACCTCGAAGGAGGAGCAAAAAGATCCACCGGTAGCGAGTTGGGATTAATTCAATGGCAGTGAATGAGCTCCTTAAAAATGAAAGGTTGtcagatgaggatgatgacgaTGGTCACGCTTATGGCACAAAGCAAGAGAATCTGATTTACCCAAAGACTGGTCCacgtgagagaaagagtgcagagACCATCCAGGAAAGAAAGCAGGATGGTTAATGATGGGAAAACAGTGCTTGTGACTACACCTGTTCTCTgacacataagagagagaga
Proteins encoded in this region:
- the LOC115814032 gene encoding dual specificity protein phosphatase 26-like yields the protein MAFTDKYSEWRTSSLRSVKPEVDFTSPGLAVMEVERLFFSGKAINSHADEVWPRLYIGDMNIAENRSELTRNNFTHIVNCAHSSRRGGEFYDGMGITYLGIEAHDSPTYDMSANFNTGAEFIHKALSGRGKVLVHCHVGVSRSATMVLAYLMLKQNMTLVEAITTVKEGRGVIPNRGFIRQLIDLHVRLYGYRS